In Kutzneria kofuensis, the DNA window GAGCAGTGAGGACTTCCGTGGTGGCGCAGGGCGTCGAGGGCAGCAACTCGACGCTGAACATCTCCATCTTCGCCGTGTTCGTGCTGATCACGCTGGTGATCGTGTTCCGGGCCAGCCGGAGCACGAAGACGGCCACCGACTTCTACGCGGCCGGCCACGCGTTCACCGGCCCGCAGAACGGCATCGCGCTGTCCGGCGACTACCTGTCGGCCGCGTCGTTCCTCGGCATCGCCGGCGCGATCGCGATCTACGGCTACGACGGCTTCCTGTACTCGATCGGCTTCCTGGTGGCGTGGCTGGTCGCGCTGCTGCTGGTCGCCGAGCTGCTGCGCAACACCGGCCGGTTCACCATGGCCGACGTGCTCAGCTTCCGGATGAAGCAGGGCCCGGTGCGCACCGCGGCCGCCATCTCCACGCTGGCCGTGTCGTTCTTCTACCTGCTGGCGCAGATGAACGGCGCCGGCGGCCTGGTGGCCCTGCTGCTCGGCGTGTCCAGCACGGCCGGCCAGGCGCTGGTGGTCGCCGTCGTCGGCGTCATCATGATCGTCTACGTGCTGGTCGGCGGCATGCGCGGCACCACATGGGTGCAGATCATCAAGGCGGTCCTGCTGATCGTCGGCGCGTTCGTGATGACCGTGTGGGTGCTCGGCCGCTACGGCTTCAACCTGTCCGCCCTGCTCGGTGACGCCGTCGCGCACGGCGGCAAGACCGGCGAGGCCCTGCTCGGCCCGGGCAAGCAGTACGGCGCCACCGGCACCTCGCGGCTGGACTTCCTGTCGCTGGGCATTGCCCTGGTGCTCGGCACCGCCGGCCTGCCGCACGTGCTGATGCGCTTCTACACCGTGCCGTCGGCCAAGGAGGCCCGGCGCTCCGTGGTGTGGGCGATCGTGCTGATCGGCGTGTTCTACCTGTTCACCCTGGTGCTCGGCTACGGCGCCGGCGCGCTCGTCGGCCCCGAGAAGATCAACGCCGCCCCCGGCAAGGTCAACTCGGCCGCCCCGCTGCTGGCCCTGGCCCTCGGTGGCCCGGTCCTGCTCGGCCTGATCGCCGCCGTCGCCTTCGCCACCATCCTCGCCGTCGTCGCCGGCCTCACCATCACCGCGTCGGCGTCGTTCGCCCACGACATCTACGTCAACGTCATCAAGAAGGGCGACCGCGAGAGCGCCAAGGCCGAGGTCAAGGTCGCGCGGTGGGCCGCCGTCGTCATCGGCCTACTGGCCATCGTCGGCGGCATCGCCACCAACGGCCAGAACGTGGCCTTCCTGGTGGCGCTGGCCTTCGCGATCGCCGCCGCCGCCAACCTGCCGACGATCCTCTACTCCCTGTTCTGGAAGCGTTTCACCACCGCCGGCGCCCTGTGGAGCATCTACGGCGGTGTCGCCATCACCGTCGTGCTGATCGTCTTCTCTCCGGTGGTGTCCGGCGCGAAGACGTCGATCTTCCCCACCGCCCACTTCGACTGGTTCCCGCTCAGCAACCCCGGCCTGGTCTCCATCCCCCTGTCGTTCCTGCTCGGCTACCTAGGCACCGTCCTGGGCAAGGACAGGGCCGACACCGGCAAGTACGCCGAGATGGAGGTCCGCGCCCTGACCGGCGCGCACGCCGCCCAGGCCGTCCACCACTGATCCGGACCCGGCTACCCGATCGCCGCCCTCACAACCCGAGGGCGGCGATCGTCTGCTTCACCACCTGCTTGGCCTTGATCGTCTGCTTCTGGTCCGTCACCGCGACGACCGCCGTGCCGCCCTTGGACACCGCGTACACCGCCCCCTTGGCCGTCGCCTCCGACCCACCAGCCCATCCCCCGGGCAGTTCCGCCTTGTCCGACGTCTCGATCGGCGCCGCCTTGTTCACCAGCGCCGTGGCGGAGCCGGCGTCGCCGACGTAGACCTGCACCGTCAGCTGCTTGTCGTTGCCGAAGCTGTAGAAGAAGCACGCCGGATGCGGCTTGTCCGCCGAGATCTGGACCTTCGTGACCTTCTCCCCGTTGGCATCCGCCACGAAGTCCGAGCTCAGATACGGACACTGCCCCGTGCTGGCCGGCACCGGATCCCCCGGCGCGGTCGCGCTGGTCGAGGTCGGCGCACTACTGGTTGTCGACGACGGTGTTGTCGTGCTGGGGGCCGCCTGCGGCTGCGGCGACGAGCACCCCCCGAGCACCACACCAGCGGCTAGGACCCCAATGCACAACGCAGCGTTCCTCATAGGGCCGACAGTCAACCAGAGCCCCCACGGGCACTTGCGACCCGTCCCGAGGGCGACGGCGAAGCCGAGCCCGAAGGGGGGTCCAGGGGGGCGAAGCCCCTCCTGGCTTGGGGTCTGGGGCGAGAGCCCCAGAAAGCAGACGAGCGAGGTGGCGAGAGCGGGAACCGCTCCGCACACCTCGCCCACTCGCGAGTGGAGACAAGGGGAATCGAACCCCTAACCCCCGCCTTGCAAAGGTGCGGTTCCACCACGCATTTCACTGCTCGTGCAGGTCAGAGCGCACCATCCCGTGCCTGTCGTGCATCGGACGGCCTCAAACGAGTGACTTTCGCAACCATGGTGATTGCCAGCTGGTTCACCGAGGACGACCTGATCGACCACTAAAGATGGTCAGCAAGAGAAGCACGCCGGGCAGTACTACACAGTGGATCTTGGGTAACTTGCAAGTCTTCGTTCGGCTAGGGAGTATGGCCCTGCGTCGCCGGCACTGCCCGGCGAGGCGAGGCTGGCTCGATGCTAGGCACCGAGCCAGCCAGCGCTTATCGACTCAGCACGTCCACGAGCTTCGACGCCAAGCGGACGAGCTGGATCAGCAGGTCGACGGTCCTGGACGGGGCAGAGTGGCTGCTCTCCCCGCCAGGCCGTTGAGACCTCGATCTGCGTTGCTGGTTGTGCTGCCTGTTAGCACGTTCTGACACTGCTACCTCCCCTTGTGCCGGCTGTTCGCGGAACGGGCCAGGCTCGGCACTTGTTCTGACCCGTGCACCCGGTCAGAACAAGAGAGGTGAAGCCATCTGTCGTGCGCCTTCTCTGACTGGCTGCCAGAGCTGATCGGAGAGTACAGCGCAGGCGCGACAAGGGCGGCGGGCCTAAACGCCCCGACTTGACGACGAGCGACTTACCGCCCGTTAAGACGTCCATAGCGGACCTGTTTCCGCAGCTCAGACCGTATTTAACAACATTAAGCATGGTCTAAACCATCGATCCGAGTTGCCCACATGCCATCGAGTCGAACCTATGTTCGAGTTATCCACAGATGTGGATCAACTTGTTGACAACCGCAGCCTGCGCCGACGCCTCGCGCTACGTTCGTCCGAGCGTGTGCAGGGCGTATCCAATAAGGACGGTCCGGCCTACGCTGGATCGAGCTTGCGACGGTCGATCCCGCTGCTCGGAGGTGGGCCGATGAATGCGAGTCGGACGTTCTTCCGGGAACGCCGGGCCCAGGCCGTGTTCAAGCACGGCATCCTCTCCCGGTACCCCGTGGTGTTCGCGGCCAAGACCGGCTGGCGCGGACGCCCGGTGGCCTATCTCGACGGCTACGCAGGCCGCGGCGAGTACGAAGACGGCTCCCCCGGATCCCCCTTGCTGCTGTCCGAGAAGGCCGAAGGAGTAGCGGCGTTCCGCGATGTGACCGGCATCTACGTGGAGAGGAACCACGCGGACTTCCTCAACCTGCAGGAGGTCATGGCCCGACGCGGAAGGCCGGGAGACGTCGTCCTTGAGGGAGACCTGCGGGACCTTCTGCCGGAAATCGTGACCAGGTGCCAGGGGCACGCACTGTTCGCGTTCCTGGACCCCTTTGGCACGGCGCTGGACCGCTCGCAGCTGGTCAACCAACTGCTGAACCGGCCGGGTCAGGCGCCCACGGAGGTCTTGCTGCACATCAGCGTCACCACCGTGGCCCGTATCGGTGGCCTGCTCCGCAAGCGCCGCGAAGGCGGCCAGCAACTCAAACCGGCCGAACAGAAGACCATCGAGCACGCGGACCGGTTCCTGGGCGGCACGTGGTGGCAGCACGACTTCGAGCCCGTCGAAGGCAGTGCTGACCGGGGAAACGCAACCGAAGCGGCGCTGCGCGTCGCCGCGACCTACCAGCAGGGCATACGCGCCGCCACTGGCTGCATGTCGGTGAGCATGCCGATCCGCCACAAGCCGAACCAGCTGCCGAAGTACCTGCTGGTCCTGTTCACGAGGCACCCTGACGGGTTGTGGTACTTCGCGGACGCGGTGGGTAAGGCTGGTCGGGAGTGGGAAGCCGCGTGGCGCAACACCGAGTACATGCAGGCAAAGGCACGGGTCAACGAGTCCGAGCAGCAGTCGCTGTTCGGCGCCGACGACTTGCTACCCGATCCAGAGCCGTTCGACATCGATGCATACGTCCGCATAAACCGGGCGTCGTGGGAACGGATCATTGAACAGAACATCCAGCGGCTGCTGGAGGCCGAGGGGCCGTTCGTGCTCGCGAAACGCCTCGACGAAGTGTATGCTGGGGTGTTCGGCGCCGCTGATGGCCCGCAGGTACGAGCAGCTGTGAAGTCGCTGCACCGAAGCGGAGTCATCCAGAACACCGGTGTCGGCGACACCTTCCACCGTCAGACGATCCTCCCGGCCAGGCCGCCCTCGAAAGCTACGGCCTGACGAGCCTTGGGGTACTCGCTCCAGGTGCGGCCGTCGAGCACCCGGCCGCCCGACTTCGCGGTACGGCCGCCCCACTGCTTGAAGAAGAACGGCACGCCAGCCTTAACGGAGACGTCACGCACCGAGCGGACCCAGCCGGCGTCGACGGGACGCGCGTTGCGGCCGCTTTCCCCGCCGGCGATGACCCAATGGATGTCGGTGAGGTTGAGCCCGTCCAGCGGGCCCAGCAGCGGCTCGCAGGAAAGGAACCGCACCGCAGCCGGCACAGCACGCAAGTCGTCAACGCGGTCGAGAACCTCGTTGTTCTCCACACTGACGCCCATCCACAGATTGGGTGGCCAGTCCAGCTGGTCGGCGAGCCGCCGCAACCGGTGCGCGCGCTTGGTTAGCAGTTGGTAGGTGTGCTGCGGCGTGTCGGCAATGACAGCGAACACGTCCCGCACGAACGCGAGCGGCACCTTCGCGTGGAACAGGTCGCTCATCGAGTTCACGAAGATCATCCGCGGCGCTCGCCAGTGTCGAGGCACGTCAAGGGCCGCAGGGTGCAGCGCCAGCCCGAACCCAGCTCCGGAGGTCCGCGGGTCGCCGTCGTGCTGGTACTTGCTAGCGCCCATCCGCTTCAGCCGACTCGCGAGGGTGAGCGCGTAGCAGTTGTCGCAGCCAGCGGAGACCCGGTCGCAGCCCGTGGTCGGGTTCCACGTGGCCTGCGTCCACTCGATAGGGGATCGATCTGACATCGGGGTTCATCCTCTCGCATCACTGACTGCGGTGCACAGAGCCTGTCTGCCCTCGCCCAAGCGGGTGCACTGCCGCACACGCAGTGCTCCGTGGCGTTGGGCTGGCCTCCACGTGCCGTGACGCCCCGCCCGGAGGTGTGCCAGGGTCTCCGAGCGGGGCGGCGAAGAATGTCGTCGTCTGCGGCTACCGCTGAGGAAACGGGATGATCTGCGCGGTGCCGTCATCACCGTCCCGCGTGGGCTCGCGGGGTTCCAGTCGACGGGCCATCCGCAGGGCGACCTCGTAGGCGTCGCGTGCGGCACGCAGCACGGCCTGGTCCTGTTTCTGCCGGTCGCCTATCGTCGCGTCGATCGCGGAAATGATCTCCGTGAGCTGGGCGCGGTACTCCGGCACCGTCAAGTCGTCCTCGCTGGCCACCGCACTATCTTGGCGGTGGCTCAGCCGACGCCGCCGGCAGCCTGCCGCCAACGCTCGCGGTGCGCCGCCGCGATCTCGTGGTAACCGCTGCCCTCCGCCCGGTCAATCGCCGTCATCTTGTCGGCCAACGCCTGCACACGGTCGAAATCGCGGTCGACGATTGCGTCAGCCAACTGCGCCTGCAACTGCTTCTTGGTCGCCATGACGTCGTGTCCTCCGGCCTCGTCAGTGGCGCCGGCGGGCGCGGTCGCCGTGGGTGTTGGCGATGGCCTGGCGCTGGTCGTCCGTGCCGTTGACGAACAGGTCGACGAGCTGCTGGGCGGCCTCCTGCTGCCGGTCGATGGGCTCGGGGGTGTACACGTGGTCAGAACTGGTAGACATGGTCTGCTCCTGCTGAGGGAGTGGCCCGGTCGGTGTGCGGTTCTTCGCGGGATTGGCACGCCGGCCGGGTGGCCCGGATAGGCCCGGCAACCCCCGAAACACCAGGTCTCGGGGATCACCGAGGGCTCAGCCGGACGTGTTCAGCTCGCGGACCTTGGCCGCGAGGAACGCGGCGGGGTCCTGAGCACGCAACGCGAACGCCCGGTCATCGGCATCCAACGCCTGCAGCACCTCCACGGGCGACAGACCAGTAGCTGCGGCACACTCCTGGATCCGATAGACCAGCGCCCCGAACGCGTCACTGCCGTGCACCTGCGCGGCGAACTCGGCGGAGAACACTTCCCGCAGGGCGCCCGCTTCGCTCGGGTCGCTGCTGGTCGGTGTGGGCTCGGTTGCGTCGGTATTCGCGGTGTCACCGTCGATGGCCTGGGGCTGGTCGTCGGGGTCCACGGCGGCGTCGCGCAACAGGTCACTAAGGGCGTGACTGCGCAGGTCGGACAGCGCGAAG includes these proteins:
- a CDS encoding solute symporter family protein, yielding MRTSVVAQGVEGSNSTLNISIFAVFVLITLVIVFRASRSTKTATDFYAAGHAFTGPQNGIALSGDYLSAASFLGIAGAIAIYGYDGFLYSIGFLVAWLVALLLVAELLRNTGRFTMADVLSFRMKQGPVRTAAAISTLAVSFFYLLAQMNGAGGLVALLLGVSSTAGQALVVAVVGVIMIVYVLVGGMRGTTWVQIIKAVLLIVGAFVMTVWVLGRYGFNLSALLGDAVAHGGKTGEALLGPGKQYGATGTSRLDFLSLGIALVLGTAGLPHVLMRFYTVPSAKEARRSVVWAIVLIGVFYLFTLVLGYGAGALVGPEKINAAPGKVNSAAPLLALALGGPVLLGLIAAVAFATILAVVAGLTITASASFAHDIYVNVIKKGDRESAKAEVKVARWAAVVIGLLAIVGGIATNGQNVAFLVALAFAIAAAANLPTILYSLFWKRFTTAGALWSIYGGVAITVVLIVFSPVVSGAKTSIFPTAHFDWFPLSNPGLVSIPLSFLLGYLGTVLGKDRADTGKYAEMEVRALTGAHAAQAVHH
- a CDS encoding DUF2020 domain-containing protein — encoded protein: MLGGCSSPQPQAAPSTTTPSSTTSSAPTSTSATAPGDPVPASTGQCPYLSSDFVADANGEKVTKVQISADKPHPACFFYSFGNDKQLTVQVYVGDAGSATALVNKAAPIETSDKAELPGGWAGGSEATAKGAVYAVSKGGTAVVAVTDQKQTIKAKQVVKQTIAALGL
- the tcmP gene encoding three-Cys-motif partner protein TcmP, with translation MFELSTDVDQLVDNRSLRRRLALRSSERVQGVSNKDGPAYAGSSLRRSIPLLGGGPMNASRTFFRERRAQAVFKHGILSRYPVVFAAKTGWRGRPVAYLDGYAGRGEYEDGSPGSPLLLSEKAEGVAAFRDVTGIYVERNHADFLNLQEVMARRGRPGDVVLEGDLRDLLPEIVTRCQGHALFAFLDPFGTALDRSQLVNQLLNRPGQAPTEVLLHISVTTVARIGGLLRKRREGGQQLKPAEQKTIEHADRFLGGTWWQHDFEPVEGSADRGNATEAALRVAATYQQGIRAATGCMSVSMPIRHKPNQLPKYLLVLFTRHPDGLWYFADAVGKAGREWEAAWRNTEYMQAKARVNESEQQSLFGADDLLPDPEPFDIDAYVRINRASWERIIEQNIQRLLEAEGPFVLAKRLDEVYAGVFGAADGPQVRAAVKSLHRSGVIQNTGVGDTFHRQTILPARPPSKATA
- a CDS encoding DUF5131 family protein produces the protein MSDRSPIEWTQATWNPTTGCDRVSAGCDNCYALTLASRLKRMGASKYQHDGDPRTSGAGFGLALHPAALDVPRHWRAPRMIFVNSMSDLFHAKVPLAFVRDVFAVIADTPQHTYQLLTKRAHRLRRLADQLDWPPNLWMGVSVENNEVLDRVDDLRAVPAAVRFLSCEPLLGPLDGLNLTDIHWVIAGGESGRNARPVDAGWVRSVRDVSVKAGVPFFFKQWGGRTAKSGGRVLDGRTWSEYPKARQAVAFEGGLAGRIV